From Struthio camelus isolate bStrCam1 chromosome 7, bStrCam1.hap1, whole genome shotgun sequence, a single genomic window includes:
- the VWA2 gene encoding von Willebrand factor A domain-containing protein 2 isoform X3 → MAPTALAKEALKGLSTLQANSVMPWTSVQTGGGSTDTGLALKYILRKGFPGGRNSTVPEILIILSDGKSHGNTEIPATQVKKRGTTVFAVGIKFPRWEELHALASKPTEQHVLFAGDAADAANGFYSTLTASTVCNAPSPGCKIESHPCERKTLETVKELAGNYVCWKGSKQQKAVHASLCPFYRWKRVLIKHPSRCFRTVCPDPCDSQPCQNGGTCVPEGLDKYHCLCPVGYGGDFHCAPKLSLECSVDLLFLMDSSAGIMLEGFLRFKAFLKRFLQAVMGWDSPMNVGVALYDTDVRIPIEVGQHKDMVGLMRSIEALNFSGGETLTGRALRYVAQHGFRSTPVFADVQDDLPRVVVLLTDSKSQDPVAEAAKYARDQGLFLISIGSSFLRAELVEVTGNPKQTIIYSNPQDLFNKIPELQKSICSIDNPEGCQAQSLDLVFAVDASAGVGLENFLQLRDFVRSSSFHFSINRDVTQIGLVVYGSKAHTAFALDTHTSNSALLRAIDQLPFLGGSTSPGSALLHIYGDVMTVQKGARPGVHKAVVMLTKGGGMEDAASPARQLRNNGILVFVVVIGDAQRDMLLRVAGSPNYLVHISSYEDLQHYEDLIIERICEEAKSPVNLCKPNPCMNQGVCILGPGSYRCECHGWEGPHCESRIVRGDSPRSLVLPANSHVQQSLSGLQRFSRAPRHTEKHVDWKH, encoded by the exons AGGTGGGAGCACAGACACAGGTTTGGCTCTGAAATACATTCTCCGCAAGGGATTCCCTGGTGGCAGAAACTCGACTGTCCCTGAAATCCTCATCATCCTTTCAGATGGGAAGTCCCATGGCAACACTGAAATACCTGCAACACAGGTGAAGAAGAGGGGGACCACAGTTTTCGCAGTGGGAATCAAGTTTCCAAG GTGGGAGGAGCTGCATGCACTGGCTAGCAAGCCCACTGAGCAGCACGTGCTTTTCGCTGGAGATGCTGCTGATGCTGCCAACGGCTTTTACAGCACCCTCACCGCCTCTACTGTCTGCAACGCCCCGTCTCCAG GCTGCAAAATTGAATCCCATCCTTGTGAACGCAAGACCCTCGAGACTGTGAAAGAGCTGGCTGGAAACTACGTATGTTGGAAAGGTTCAAAGCAGCAAAAGGCAGTGCATGCTTCACTGTGCCCGTTTTACAG ATGGAAGAGAGTCTTGATAAAACACCCATCCAGATGCTTCCGAACAGTATGTCCAG ACCCTTGTGACTCCCAGCCATGCCAGAACGGGGGTACCTGTGTCCCAGAGGGACTAGACAAATACCACTGCCTGTGCCCAGTGGGGTACGGAGGAGACTTCCACTGCG CACCAAAGCTGAGCCTTGAGTGCAGTGTGGATCTTCTTTTCCTGATGGACAGCTCGGCGGGGATCATGCTGGAGGGATTCCTGCGTTTCAAGGCGTTCCTAAAGAGGTTCCTCCAAGCCGTGATGGGCTGGGACTCACCAATGAATGTGGGAGTGGCCCTGTACGATACTGACGTCAGGATACCCATTGAAGTGGGGCAACACAAGGATATGGTCGGTCTCATGAGGAGTATTGAGGCTTTGAATTTCAGTGGAGGAGAAACTCTGACAGGCAGAGCCCTGCGGTACGTTGCACAGCATGGCTTTAGGAGCACCCCGGTCTTTGCAGATGTGCAGGATGATCTCCCACGGGTGGTTGTCTTGCTCACTGACTCCAAGTCTCAAGATCCAGTGGCAGAAGCAGCTAAGTATGCAAGGGACCAAGGTCTCTTCCTGATCAGCATAGGCAGCAGCTTCCTGAGAGCAGAGCTGGTTGAGGTGACTGGCAATCCAAAGCAGAcaatcatctactccaacccccaGGATCTGTTCAACAAGATCccagagctgcagaaaagcatCTGCAGCATAGACAATCCTGAAG GCTGCCAGGCTCAGTCCCTCGATTTGGTGTTTGCAGTGGATGCTTCCGCTGGGGTTGGCCTGGAGAATTTCCTGCAGCTGAGAGACTTTGTCAGGAGCAGCTCTTTCCACTTCAGCATCAACCGGGATGTCACCCAAATTGGCCTTGTGGTTTATGGCAGCAAAGCTCACACAGCGTTCGCGCTGGACACCCACACTAGCAATTCAGCTCTTCTCCGAGCCATTGACCAGCTGCCCTTCCTTGGAGGCTCAACCTCTCCTGGCAGTGCCTTGCTGCATATTTATGGTGATGTGATGACTGTGCAGAAAGGAGCAAGGCCTGGTGTCCACAAGGCGGTGGTGATGCTCACGAAAGGAGGTGGCATGGAGGACGCAGCTTCCCCAGCTCGGCAGCTGAGGAACAATGGCATCTTGGTGTTTGTGGTTGTCATTGGAGATGCACAGAGGGACATGCTGCTGAGGGTTGCTGGGTCTCCCAACTACCTAGTCCACATCTCCTCCTACGAAGACCTGCAGCATTATGAAGACCTTATCATTGAAAGAATCTGCGAAG AAGCTAAAAGCCCCGTGAACCTGTGCAAACCCAACCCATGCATGAACCAGGGCGTATGCATCCTCGGGCCTGGGAGCTACCGGTGCGAATGCCACGGCTGGGAAGGACCCCACTGTGAAAGCA GAATTGTCAGGGGTGATTCTCCGAGATCCCTTGTCCTTCCTGCGAACTCCCATGTGCAGCAGAGTCTGAGTGGTTTGCAGCGCTTCTCCAGAGCTCCCCGCCACACCGAAAAGCATGTGGATTGGAAACACTGA